From one Acidibrevibacterium fodinaquatile genomic stretch:
- a CDS encoding hydantoinase B/oxoprolinase family protein — MNAAPELAKIRHQVMWNRLIAVVEEQAQVMIRTAFSTTVREAGDLSAGVFDLEGRMLAQAVTGTPGHVNAMSESVGHFLKKFPAHTMREGDHYITNDPWLGTGHLHDLTVVTPVFHRGTMIGLLANTAHVIDIGGLGMGPDGRSVFEEGLYIPILRCFEAGRPNETFFEFLRAGSRLPVELEGDVYSLSACNDTAARRLGEMLDEFGIDSLAGLAEFIFASSLRATEAAIAEIPPGIYHSSIHSDGYDAPITLRAAMTVGENDIRVDFDGTSPAAARGINVPAAYCRAYASFGIKVVVAPEVPNNWASLQPFRMKIPEGCILDARHPAPVSVRHVIGQLLPDLMMGCLHQAVPDRVAAEGSSCLWNPPLRGGAGVSSRREGNRMPPDFEIITFNSGGTGARRQRDGLDATAFPSGVRTMPVEATENVAPIVIWRKELRPGSGGAGRTRGGLGQIMEIAALDDMEFACNAIFDRIQHPPRGRDGGHEGAAGYVGLKSGAPLRAKGFQIIPDGDRLILKLPGGGGMGPPDARAPEAVARDVRDGVVSEDEARVVYRVALTAAGAVDDSATRDLRRNNRKE, encoded by the coding sequence ATGAACGCTGCGCCGGAACTCGCGAAAATTCGCCACCAGGTGATGTGGAACCGCCTGATCGCGGTGGTGGAAGAACAGGCGCAGGTGATGATTCGCACCGCTTTCAGCACCACGGTGCGCGAGGCCGGCGATCTTTCCGCTGGCGTCTTCGATCTCGAGGGCCGCATGCTGGCCCAGGCGGTGACCGGAACGCCCGGCCATGTCAACGCGATGAGCGAAAGCGTTGGCCATTTCCTAAAAAAATTCCCCGCCCACACGATGCGCGAGGGTGATCACTACATCACCAATGATCCCTGGCTCGGCACCGGGCATTTGCATGACCTGACGGTGGTGACGCCGGTTTTTCATCGCGGGACGATGATCGGCCTGCTCGCCAACACCGCCCATGTGATCGATATCGGCGGCCTCGGCATGGGGCCTGATGGGCGCTCGGTGTTCGAGGAAGGGCTCTATATCCCGATCCTCCGCTGTTTCGAGGCCGGGCGGCCGAACGAGACGTTTTTCGAATTCCTGCGCGCCGGTAGCCGGCTTCCGGTTGAGCTCGAGGGCGATGTCTATTCGCTCTCGGCCTGCAACGACACCGCGGCGCGCAGGCTTGGCGAAATGCTCGATGAATTCGGGATCGATAGCCTCGCCGGGCTCGCCGAGTTCATTTTCGCAAGCAGTCTCCGCGCGACCGAGGCGGCAATCGCCGAGATCCCACCTGGGATTTACCACTCGAGCATCCATTCGGATGGCTATGACGCGCCGATCACCTTGAGGGCCGCGATGACGGTCGGCGAGAACGATATCCGCGTTGATTTCGACGGTACATCGCCGGCCGCGGCGCGCGGGATCAATGTTCCGGCGGCTTATTGCCGCGCCTATGCGTCGTTTGGCATCAAGGTGGTGGTGGCGCCGGAGGTTCCGAACAACTGGGCGAGTTTGCAGCCGTTTCGTATGAAGATTCCCGAGGGCTGCATCCTCGATGCGCGACATCCGGCGCCGGTTTCGGTCCGCCATGTCATCGGCCAGCTCCTCCCCGATCTGATGATGGGGTGCCTTCATCAGGCGGTGCCTGACCGGGTCGCGGCGGAGGGTTCGTCCTGCCTCTGGAACCCGCCGTTGCGCGGCGGCGCGGGGGTGTCCTCGCGGCGCGAGGGCAACCGTATGCCGCCGGATTTCGAAATCATCACCTTCAATTCCGGCGGCACCGGCGCGCGCCGACAGCGCGACGGGCTCGACGCCACCGCATTCCCCTCTGGCGTGCGGACGATGCCGGTGGAAGCGACCGAGAACGTCGCCCCGATCGTCATCTGGCGCAAGGAATTGCGGCCGGGCTCGGGCGGCGCCGGGCGGACGCGCGGCGGGCTTGGCCAGATCATGGAAATCGCTGCCCTTGACGACATGGAATTCGCCTGCAACGCGATTTTTGATCGCATTCAGCATCCGCCGCGCGGGCGGGATGGCGGGCATGAGGGCGCCGCCGGCTATGTCGGGCTCAAATCCGGGGCGCCGCTGCGCGCCAAGGGATTTCAGATTATTCCCGATGGCGACAGGCTGATTTTAAAACTCCCCGGCGGCGGCGGCATGGGCCCGCCCGATGCGCGTGCGCCGGAGGCGGTGGCGCGCGATGTCCGCGACGGCGTGGTGAGCGAGGATGAGGCGCGCGTCGTCTATCGTGTCGCCCTCACCGCCGCGGGTGCTGTCGATGACAGCGCGACCCGTGATTTGCGCAGGAACAACCGGAAGGAGTGA
- a CDS encoding ABC transporter substrate-binding protein, translated as MTGVTRRHLFAGTAAIGLGAGFARAVRAADEITIGAVFPLSGNAAAIGQDAKHALETMAAIINGDHDIPMLLGKGGGLAGLGGAKVKLLFADSQNNPQIARSAAERFITEDHVVAVIGSYTSATAVTISQICNRYQIPYISADNSSPSLNKQGLDWFFRPSPTDIDFTKAMFDCFAAFGEKTGEKVKTVAIIHENSVFGSDSAKLQVSMAEAAGIKVLANISYQANIPSLSVEAERLRAADADVLMPSSYTSDAILLVRAMHDVGYTPRAIMAQDAGFIDPAFIAAVGTLAEGVMSRSAFAIDAVTQRPAIPAVNALFKASGANKDLNDLTARELTALQVLADALNRAKSTNNMALREALRATDIPGDQTIMPWAGVKFDATGQNIKSNPVILQQQKGEWRAVFPFEIATAPPIWHIAR; from the coding sequence ATGACCGGCGTCACACGACGACATTTATTCGCGGGAACCGCGGCGATCGGGCTCGGCGCCGGATTTGCGCGCGCCGTGCGGGCGGCGGACGAGATCACGATCGGCGCCGTCTTTCCCCTGAGCGGCAATGCCGCGGCGATCGGCCAGGACGCCAAGCACGCCCTCGAAACCATGGCCGCTATCATCAACGGCGATCACGATATTCCGATGCTGCTCGGGAAAGGCGGCGGCCTTGCCGGGCTGGGCGGCGCCAAGGTCAAGTTGCTTTTCGCCGACAGCCAGAACAACCCGCAAATCGCCCGCAGCGCCGCCGAACGCTTCATCACCGAAGACCACGTGGTCGCGGTGATCGGGAGTTACACCAGCGCGACCGCGGTCACCATCAGCCAGATCTGCAACCGCTATCAAATTCCCTATATCTCCGCCGACAATTCTTCGCCAAGCCTCAACAAGCAGGGTCTCGACTGGTTTTTTCGCCCCTCGCCGACTGATATCGATTTCACCAAGGCGATGTTCGACTGTTTCGCGGCGTTCGGTGAAAAGACCGGCGAGAAGGTGAAAACGGTTGCGATCATTCACGAAAACTCGGTGTTCGGCAGCGACAGCGCGAAGCTCCAAGTGAGCATGGCCGAGGCCGCCGGGATCAAGGTGCTCGCCAATATTTCCTATCAGGCCAACATCCCCTCCCTCTCGGTCGAGGCCGAGCGACTGCGCGCCGCCGATGCCGATGTTTTGATGCCGTCGTCTTACACCAGCGATGCGATCCTGCTCGTCCGCGCGATGCATGATGTCGGCTATACGCCGCGCGCGATCATGGCCCAGGATGCCGGTTTCATCGATCCCGCTTTCATCGCCGCGGTCGGCACGCTTGCCGAGGGCGTGATGAGCCGTTCGGCGTTCGCGATCGATGCCGTGACGCAACGCCCGGCGATTCCGGCGGTCAACGCGCTTTTCAAAGCGAGCGGCGCGAACAAGGATCTCAATGATCTGACGGCGCGCGAACTGACCGCGCTGCAGGTTCTCGCCGATGCGCTCAACCGCGCGAAATCGACCAATAACATGGCACTGCGCGAGGCGCTGCGCGCGACCGACATCCCGGGTGATCAGACGATTATGCCGTGGGCGGGTGTCAAGTTCGATGCAACCGGGCAAAACATCAAAAGCAATCCGGTGATTTTGCAGCAACAAAAAGGCGAGTGGCGGGCGGTGTTTCCGTTCGAGATCGCGACCGCGCCGCCGATCTGGCATATCGCGCGGTGA
- a CDS encoding branched-chain amino acid ABC transporter permease, whose translation MTGALIAQVALGGLLMGLVYAVVAAGLTLIFGLMDVVNFAHGALLMVAMYATLLIHRATGLDPLLQLPLVALLLFIAGVAIYRGLIARTLAVRVNAGMVQIFVTFGLSIFLVGAAEFLFGSDFQSINKTLLGGRTFALNGIILPLPLVVSGIVALLVFLALALLSRTEFGRALEATREDHEAVALIGIDRDRVFGIGWGIGTASVGIAGVMLANFYYIAPDVGTNFALIAYITVALGGFGSMFGALVAGLIIGLTEALTALFIDPALKQIGIFVIYLAVLMVRPRGLFGRL comes from the coding sequence ATGACTGGCGCCCTGATCGCTCAGGTGGCGCTTGGCGGCCTGCTGATGGGGCTGGTCTACGCCGTCGTTGCCGCCGGGCTCACGCTGATCTTCGGCCTGATGGACGTGGTCAATTTCGCCCATGGCGCCCTGCTCATGGTCGCGATGTATGCAACCTTGCTCATCCATCGCGCGACCGGCCTTGACCCGCTTTTGCAACTGCCATTGGTCGCCTTGCTGTTGTTCATCGCCGGGGTTGCGATTTATCGTGGCCTGATCGCGCGCACTCTTGCGGTCCGCGTCAATGCCGGGATGGTGCAGATTTTCGTGACCTTCGGGCTTTCGATCTTTCTTGTCGGCGCCGCGGAGTTTCTGTTCGGCAGTGATTTTCAAAGCATCAATAAAACTCTTCTCGGCGGCCGGACATTTGCGTTGAACGGGATCATCCTGCCGCTGCCGCTGGTGGTGAGCGGGATCGTCGCGCTTCTGGTCTTTCTCGCCCTCGCATTGCTGTCGCGCACCGAATTCGGCCGGGCGCTGGAGGCGACGCGCGAGGATCATGAAGCGGTCGCGCTGATCGGTATCGATCGCGACCGGGTGTTTGGGATCGGCTGGGGGATCGGGACGGCGAGCGTCGGCATCGCCGGTGTCATGCTGGCGAACTTCTATTATATCGCCCCTGATGTCGGCACCAATTTCGCGCTCATCGCCTATATCACCGTCGCACTCGGCGGCTTCGGCTCGATGTTCGGGGCCCTGGTTGCCGGCCTGATCATCGGGCTCACCGAAGCGCTCACCGCGCTTTTCATCGATCCCGCCTTAAAGCAGATCGGGATTTTCGTGATCTATCTCGCGGTTCTGATGGTCCGGCCACGCGGCCTGTTCGGGCGCCTCTGA
- a CDS encoding branched-chain amino acid ABC transporter permease, giving the protein MAGAVRGTLVARRRRELWLGIVVLVVLAALPFGVGNAYLRGLIVLTLLYAGLSQAWNILGGYCGQISLGHALYFGIGAYTSTLLFTRLGISPLLGMFAGGGLAGFAAFLVGLPCFRLSGHYYAIATLVIGMMAALLAANWDFINAAQGITIPFHGESWANLAFRTAILPFHYVMLAYAALIWFVAWLIEGSRWGFSWRAVKDDVAAARSLGVSIYPSKLAAAAISGAATGIGGALYAQYIGFIDPDSTLDLSLSVLIALPAVVGGIGTLWGPLLGAAVLIPVQQLSVAWLGSAAGGIDLMVYGALIMALALARPEGLVSFFHIRASRGATGHG; this is encoded by the coding sequence ATGGCGGGCGCGGTGAGGGGAACGCTCGTGGCGCGGCGTCGGCGCGAGCTTTGGCTCGGCATCGTTGTCCTCGTCGTGCTGGCCGCGCTGCCGTTTGGTGTTGGCAATGCTTATCTGCGCGGGTTGATCGTGCTCACATTGCTCTATGCCGGCCTGTCACAGGCATGGAACATCCTCGGCGGCTATTGCGGGCAAATTTCCCTCGGCCATGCGCTCTATTTCGGGATCGGCGCCTATACCTCGACGCTGCTTTTCACCCGGCTCGGGATTTCGCCGCTCCTTGGCATGTTCGCGGGGGGCGGCCTTGCCGGGTTCGCGGCCTTTCTGGTCGGCCTGCCGTGTTTTCGCTTGAGCGGCCATTATTACGCGATCGCGACCCTGGTCATCGGCATGATGGCGGCATTGCTCGCGGCGAATTGGGATTTCATCAATGCCGCGCAAGGGATCACCATTCCCTTTCACGGCGAAAGCTGGGCCAACCTTGCCTTCCGCACCGCGATCCTGCCATTTCATTATGTCATGCTCGCCTACGCCGCGCTGATCTGGTTTGTCGCCTGGCTGATCGAGGGCTCGCGCTGGGGGTTTTCCTGGCGCGCGGTGAAGGATGATGTCGCGGCGGCGCGCAGCCTCGGCGTCAGCATCTATCCGAGCAAGCTTGCCGCGGCGGCGATCAGCGGGGCGGCGACCGGCATCGGCGGCGCGCTCTATGCGCAGTATATTGGCTTCATCGATCCTGACAGCACGCTCGATCTCTCGCTTTCGGTGCTGATCGCGCTGCCCGCCGTGGTCGGTGGCATCGGCACGCTCTGGGGGCCGCTTCTGGGTGCTGCGGTGCTGATCCCGGTGCAGCAGCTTTCTGTCGCCTGGCTCGGGAGTGCCGCCGGCGGCATCGATCTCATGGTCTATGGCGCGCTGATCATGGCGTTGGCGCTTGCCCGCCCGGAGGGGCTGGTCAGTTTCTTCCACATCCGCGCGTCGCGGGGCGCAACCGGGCATGGGTGA
- a CDS encoding ABC transporter ATP-binding protein encodes MGEPLLEIRGISKSFGSVAANVDIGFAVAAGEILGLIGPNGAGKSSLFNIIAGEIAPDRGEIRFAGQEIAGIGAVACARLGIGRTFQVVRSFDSMTVLENVMVGAFLRARRSAAAMARAGEVIEFCGLTTRRDVPAHSLSPPEKRRLEIARALATRPRLLLLDEMLTGLTPTEAQAGMRLVRDIRAQGITIIMVEHVMEVLLPLIDRAVVLNLGRKLLEGAPAEIVRHPEVIRAYLGDRYGG; translated from the coding sequence ATGGGTGAGCCGCTCCTCGAAATCCGTGGCATCAGCAAATCCTTTGGCAGCGTCGCCGCCAATGTCGATATCGGCTTCGCTGTCGCGGCTGGCGAAATTCTCGGCCTCATCGGCCCGAACGGCGCCGGCAAAAGCAGCCTGTTCAACATCATCGCCGGTGAGATCGCCCCCGATCGCGGCGAAATCAGGTTCGCGGGACAGGAGATCGCCGGCATTGGCGCGGTTGCCTGCGCCCGGCTCGGGATTGGGCGGACGTTTCAGGTGGTGCGCAGCTTCGATTCGATGACCGTTCTGGAAAACGTCATGGTCGGCGCGTTCCTGCGTGCGCGCAGAAGCGCCGCGGCGATGGCGAGGGCAGGGGAGGTGATCGAATTTTGTGGCCTCACCACGCGGCGTGATGTGCCCGCGCATAGCCTCTCGCCGCCGGAGAAGCGCCGCCTCGAGATTGCCCGCGCGCTCGCAACCCGGCCACGGCTTTTGCTGCTCGATGAAATGCTCACCGGCCTCACGCCGACCGAGGCGCAGGCCGGCATGCGGCTGGTGCGCGATATCCGCGCGCAAGGCATAACCATCATCATGGTCGAGCATGTGATGGAGGTGTTGCTGCCGCTGATCGATCGCGCGGTCGTGCTCAATCTCGGGCGAAAATTGCTCGAAGGGGCACCGGCCGAGATCGTCCGCCATCCGGAGGTGATTCGCGCCTATCTCGGAGACCGCTATGGCGGATGA
- a CDS encoding ABC transporter ATP-binding protein has translation MADERPLLETRHLSAHYRGLAALHGVDLAIAPGEIVAVVGANGAGKSTLLRAIAGQVATAGEILFDGKPIARLAPHRISRLGVALVPEGRRLFPRLAVEDNLRLGAYARRGPERFRPLDLVFALFPRLRERLRQRAETLSGGEQQMLAIGRALMTAPRLLMLDEPSQGIMPRLVDDIFAAIARIRASGVTILIVEQRLVETLAIADRAYVMQTGRIVLAGAAAEIAGNAEVRRAYLGM, from the coding sequence ATGGCGGATGAGCGGCCCTTGCTCGAAACCCGCCACTTGTCCGCGCATTATCGTGGCCTTGCCGCGCTGCATGGCGTCGATCTCGCGATCGCGCCGGGCGAGATCGTCGCCGTGGTCGGGGCCAACGGCGCCGGGAAAAGCACGCTGCTTCGCGCCATCGCCGGCCAGGTCGCGACCGCGGGGGAGATCTTGTTCGACGGAAAACCGATCGCACGTCTGGCGCCGCATCGGATCAGCCGCCTCGGCGTCGCGCTGGTGCCCGAGGGGAGGCGGCTCTTTCCGCGCCTTGCGGTCGAGGACAATCTCCGCCTCGGCGCCTATGCGCGGCGCGGGCCAGAGCGTTTTCGCCCGCTCGATCTCGTCTTCGCGCTTTTTCCGCGTCTGCGCGAGCGGCTTCGTCAGCGCGCCGAGACGCTGTCGGGCGGCGAGCAGCAGATGCTCGCGATTGGGCGCGCCTTGATGACGGCGCCGCGCCTGCTGATGCTCGATGAACCCTCCCAAGGCATCATGCCGCGCCTCGTCGATGATATTTTCGCGGCGATCGCGCGGATCAGGGCCAGCGGCGTCACCATCCTGATCGTCGAACAGCGGCTTGTCGAGACGTTGGCGATCGCTGATCGTGCCTATGTCATGCAGACCGGCCGCATCGTTCTCGCGGGCGCCGCCGCCGAGATTGCCGGCAATGCGGAGGTGCGGCGCGCCTATCTCGGCATGTAG
- a CDS encoding putative hydro-lyase, translating to MDFATDRSDRATLKTGREARLACRAGFSGATAGLALGFAQANLVVLPADLANDFLRFCQRNPKPCPLLGVSEPGAVDLPGLAEDLDLRTDLPGYRVWRDGELIAEPMEVREVWRDDLVAFAIGCSYTFEAALLAEGMTLRHAAAGTEVPMYRTNIDCVPAGPLQGKMVVSMRPFRPADAIRAVQITSRFPFVHGAPVHLGLPQMIGIEDLARPDYGAPVTVMADEVPVFWACGVTPQAVIAAMRPPFAITHQPGRMLVLDLPDYRCAVL from the coding sequence ATGGATTTCGCAACCGATCGCAGCGATCGCGCCACACTCAAAACCGGGCGGGAGGCACGTCTCGCGTGCCGGGCCGGATTCTCAGGCGCGACCGCGGGGCTCGCGCTTGGCTTTGCCCAGGCCAATCTCGTGGTTCTTCCCGCCGACCTCGCGAACGATTTTCTGCGGTTCTGCCAGCGCAACCCGAAACCCTGCCCGCTGCTCGGGGTTTCGGAGCCGGGGGCGGTCGATTTGCCTGGCCTTGCCGAGGATCTCGATTTGCGCACCGATCTTCCCGGCTATCGCGTCTGGCGGGACGGCGAACTCATCGCCGAACCGATGGAGGTGCGCGAGGTCTGGCGCGATGACCTCGTCGCTTTCGCGATCGGCTGTTCTTACACGTTCGAGGCGGCTTTGCTCGCGGAGGGGATGACGCTCCGCCACGCCGCGGCGGGGACCGAGGTGCCGATGTATCGCACCAATATCGATTGCGTCCCCGCCGGGCCGCTCCAGGGCAAGATGGTGGTCTCGATGCGGCCGTTCCGCCCGGCCGACGCAATCCGCGCGGTGCAGATCACCTCGCGCTTTCCCTTCGTGCATGGCGCCCCCGTGCATCTTGGTCTTCCGCAGATGATCGGGATCGAGGATCTCGCCCGGCCGGATTATGGCGCGCCGGTCACGGTGATGGCCGATGAAGTGCCGGTGTTTTGGGCTTGTGGGGTTACGCCGCAAGCGGTGATCGCGGCGATGCGGCCGCCTTTCGCGATCACCCACCAGCCCGGCCGGATGCTGGTGCTTGATCTGCCGGATTACCGCTGCGCAGTGTTGTAG